A stretch of the Drosophila sulfurigaster albostrigata strain 15112-1811.04 chromosome 2L, ASM2355843v2, whole genome shotgun sequence genome encodes the following:
- the LOC133838874 gene encoding WD repeat-containing protein 81 yields the protein MGDSDDAIWLQIGINPQHIVCDSDEGVYKLICDKSWLQTLERQRKLSHFTNWPQLDRRAHPTGPLEHPWTRILVQTYRKQPQRKVYPLPPRTTVEDHAQLPLSYSQAVANVASSNFKQLWQAAYKQYAGAHVKQCRSGAAKAATHNASSAATLQPHDVVLKELIQRIYNCSVLHCQQETDATASWEQDLSGDCHANVLPALVAIETSCHFCVFHYPPALECSLYDCISYSPALLGRGYNKSLFIIYQLLQLSRQLQAQGLCLGDLRLQHVMLRENLWLQVLPRLPCNLLMAEPLAALDMSPLSCSELPESPGHQPMEPSIDLKLAYDPDQFNLREYCEMWCNGQLSNFDYLTVLNNACGRSLTDAAHHHIMPWVTDFAGRNGLNWRDLTKSKYRLNKGDIHLDLMYTHATQPGAPVEQSQVPHHVSDFLSEITYFVYMARRTPQSILCAHVRPIWVPAEYPVSIQRLQEWTPDECIPEFYTDPMIFKSIHEDLPDLELPTWASCPEDFICKHREALESQYVSERLQHWIDLNFGYKLSGKAAVKSKNVCLSLVDQHCNLSQRGIVQLFTQPHPPRRYASAWFSKTAPRLSQLYGQSGGPVSSSNKRLARSTENLQAAAASYGSVEHSSPRMSLRVPDEQAVSASNFYSMTNFIELPAQYNPALLLQQLETLETFYARTFPQQQAATNPEEQMINSDLLFEQNSADHSFTNQLFAFDAAAIQTKSKNLLVSSKRRQQSLQQLQVERRERELQVLGCLIVEVFAMQRLRPLLTSNGASASFECRLAACRTLAQHHVQELPKAVRRVVRLLLQLEQGEATVEGLPVPTHAAQLLEPMFANTLLPFPSHYLAVYGLVRSLHMFQHNFELLELHTHLNCNGGNECARYTELDRQRVLFERKIAECKVMSCCAHVRRLLEPVTFGYEQFTPVELLLPHIIDLLRDERTSILTAWHLFDCIAQALGVTQTQQQLLQPLLKLYDVESITAVDEANSSSGNSSGSGSCGSNSAGGSHLRFSSSSSFKSRKSVKLYHHSFLLRLIVRFGLRCFLQHFIAPLIEAVGGYKEPEQGNGYHYHSGGSRRTSKNLSFAVEEPSTQQLQQQQQESKPDVEELFTFEEDQENKSIDSFDMRPSSTAIAEEARESAGSSPDKLAINELMYGAKLSPDKISLQSQGQTPPPMMPPPPIGPRSPTIEIPASGIRRSFQLSAIDCDIGSRKSVDSFELISQVTSAVNESTESTDIQPETEGCDSLQASVISRISEAKALQNNRISEMSAESLVWLSHRLGPVLTARHITRNLLKLLSLCYVGQENLLPEMDASETSSSGIDLAAADAANLNYFSIANARVVGDRSAARVLECLMSIAALYGENFLLLQYFPHISELIGLCSKRITGSLEGAIISSLQLVKYMLPCLMDASIMEHLQHILLDAILLPILRLLSSTNLLMPSGYLGRSLLARKFLDACYALSVRLGSDMTREHLCQSLLTPFFMIFNKAYGLPNDFSCQLASLTLSGGAGQQQRALEELRDVFGPELAHTAYLAFLRFLGEAIMKRSLSNLEFVLTLCHEHEQPNAARRKSESSPSAAVNQADVVDASMAPNSFGTQIVGNRLQVASSSMELLDMVAYKLDHMPSTRHLKGNWLAYWRHETTRSDKDNQALNLKQIRLQSFVGHTNSVRAIYALENENSFISASKDKTVKLWSLRSEGDGRKSSTCQFTYTAHKKSIHSLSFLESLRYVVSCDAGVHLWDPFIGRPLGILDAPRHSAVTVVKCLPSHSPLVVAGTAESTVRIIDARSMQYVNEWRVCHAALPNATVRCLAVAPSGNWLAAGLSSGAIVQLDTRTGIVLNSWRPMECDLLQLTAPSDQLLISSALDHSLAVWHGQTGILHYQLKPPAEPAHFLQSVGTSLVYATTGNRVGVYADVGNSHALNTITKLRPETFRGVLTSLAVLPLNRAFLTGNESGNIALLC from the exons CATATTGTTTGTGACTCAGATGAGGGCGTCTACAAGCTGATTTGCGACAAAAGCTGGCTACAAACCCTCGAGCGACAGCGCAAACTTTCCCACTTTACGAATTGGCCACAGTTGGATCGAAGAGCGCATCCTACTGGACCATTGGAGCACCCCTGGACCCGCATCCTAGTGCAAACGTATCGCAAGCAACCACAACGCAAAGTTTACCCCCTGCCACCACGGACAACAGTCGAAGATCACGCCCAGTTGCCCCTAAGTTACTCACAAGCTGTGGCTaatgtggcaagcagcaactTCAAGCAATTGTGGCAGGCAGCTTACAAACAATATGCGGGCGCCCATGTCAAGCAGTGTCGCAGTGGTGCCGCCAAGGCAGCCACACACAATGCATCATCGGCTGCCACACTGCAACCGCACGATGTTGTGCTCAAAGAGTTGATACAACGCATCTACAACTGTTCGGTGCTGCACTGTCAGCAGGAGACGGATGCCACAGCCAGCTGGGAGCAGGACTTGTCGGGCGATTGTCATGCGAATGTGCTGCCCGCGTTAGTGGCCATTGAAACCAGCTGCCACTTCTGCGTCTTTCATTATCCGCCCGCTTTGGAGTGCAGTCTCTATGACTGCATCAGCTACAGTCCAGCGTTGCTGGGTCGAGGCTACAACAAGTCGCTGTTCATCATCTATCAGCTGCTACAGCTGTCGCGACAGCTACAGGCGCAGGGCTTGTGCCTCGGCGACTTGCGATTGCAGCACGTGATGCTGCGCGAGAATCTCTGGCTGCAAGTGTTGCCGCGTCTGCCTTGCAATCTGTTAATGGCTGAACCACTGGCCGCGCTAGACATGTCGCCGCTAAGCTGTTCTGAGCTGCCCGAGTCACCGGGCCATCAGCCCATGGAACCATCTATTGATCTCAAGCTGGCCTACGATCCAGACCAGTTTAATCTGCGCGAATACTGCGAAATGTGGTGCAATGGACAACTGTCCAACTTTGACTATTTGACCGTGTTGAACAATGCGTGTGGTCGTAGCTTAACGGATGCAGCGCACCATCACATTATGCCCTGGGTGACGGATTTTGCGGGACGCAATGGACTCAATTGGCGTGATCTCACAAAGAGTAAATATCGCTTGAACAAAGGCGACATACACTTGGATTTGATGTACACCCATGCCACACAGCCTGGTGCGCCTGTAGAGCAGTCGCAAGTGCCGCATCATGTCTCCGATTTTCTCTCAGAGATCACATACTTTGTGTACATGGCGCGGCGTACACCCCAGTCCATACTTTGTGCGCATGTGCGTCCCATTTGGGTGCCCGCAGAGTATCCGGTGTCGATACAACGACTGCAGGAATGGACGCCTGATGAATGCATACCGGAGTTCTATACAGATCCGATGATCTTTAAGAGCATACACGAAGATTTGCCTGATCTGGAGCTGCCTACTTGGGCCAGCTGCCCAGAGGATTTCATTTGCAAGCATCGCGAGGCACTGGAGTCGCAATATGTGAGTGAGCGACTGCAGCACTGGATCGACTTGAACTTTGG CTACAAATTGAGCGGCAAGGCGGCGGTTAAGTCAAAGAATGTCTGCTTGAGTCTTGTGGATCAGCATTGCAATTTGAGTCAGCGCGGAATTGTGCAGCTGTTCACACAACCGCATCCGCCACGTCGTTATGCCTCCGCCTGGTTCAGCAAAACGGCACCCAGGCTGTCGCAGCTCTATGGCCAAAGTGGTGGCCcagtgagcagcagcaataagcGACTGGCGCGCAGCACAGAGAATCTACAGGCAGCAGCCGCCAGTTATGGGAGCGTGGAGCACAGTTCGCCACGCATGTCATTACGTGTGCCCGACGAGCAAGCTGTCTCGGCCTCCAACTTCTATAGCATGACCAACTTTATAGAGCTGCCAGCGCAATACAATCCAGCGCTGTTGCTTCAGCAGCTGGAGACACTCGAGACGTTTTACGCACGCACCTTTCCACAACAGCAAGCGGCCACAAATCCCGAGGAGCAGATGATCAATAGCGACCTGCTGTTTGAACAGAACTCGGCAGATCATTCGTTTACGAATCAACTGTTTGCTTTCGATGCTGCTGCAATACAAACCAAGTCGAAGAATCTGCTGGTCAGCTCGAAACGACGACAGCAGAgtctgcagcagttgcaggtGGAAAGGCGCGAACGCGAGTTGCAGGTTTTGGGCTGCCTGATTGTGGAAGTGTTTGCCATGCAGCGACTGCGTCCGCTCTTGACGAGCAACGGCGCCAGCGCCAGTTTCGAGTGTCGCTTGGCCGCATGTCGCACGCTGGCCCAGCATCATGTGCAGGAGCTGCCCAAGGCGGTGCGTCGAGTGGtgcgattgttgttgcaactggaGCAAGGAGAGGCAACAGTTGAAGGGCTGCCAGTGCCCACGCATGCGGCACAGCTGTTGGAACCGATGTTTGCCAACACGCTGCTGCCTTTTCCCAGCCACTATTTGGCTGTCTATGGCTTGGTGCGTTCGCTGCACATGTTCCAGCACAACTTTGAGCTGCTCGAGCTGCACACGCATCTCAACTGCAACGGTGGCAATGAATGTGCTCGCTACACGGAACTGGATCGTCAGCGTGTGCTCTTCGAGCGCAAGATTGCCGAATGCAAAGTGATGTCCTGCTGTGCGCATGTGCGTCGCCTGCTGGAACCTGTCACGTTTGGCTACGAACAGTTTACGCCcgtggagctgctgctgccgcacaTCATAGATTTGTTGCGCGACGAACGCACCTCGATTCTGACGGCTTGGCATCTCTTTGATTGCATTGCCCAGGCGCTGGGCGTGACACAGACGCAACAACAGCTCCTGCAGCCGTTGCTGAAGTTGTACGATGTGGAGAGCATCACAGCGGTGGATGaggcaaacagcagcagcggcaacagcagtggcagtggcagctgcGGCAGCAACAGTGCTGGTGGCAGCCACTTGCGTTTCTCATCGAGCAGCAGCTTCAAGTCACGCAAATCGGTAAAACTCTATCATCACAGCTTCCTGTTGCGCTTGATTGTGCGCTTTGGGTTGCGCTGCTTCCTACAACATTTCATTGCGCCATTGATTGAGGCTGTCGGTGGCTACAAGGAGCCAGAACAAGGCAATGGATATCACTATCACAGCGGCGGCAGTCGACGCACCAGCAAGAATCTCAGTTTTGCCGTCGAAGAGCCGTCGAcacagcaattgcagcagcaacaacaggagTCGAAGCCCGATGTTGAGGAGTTGTTTACCTTCGAGGAGGATCAAGAGAACAAATCCATAGACTCCTTTGACATGCGTCCCTCGTCCACGGCGATTGCGGAGGAGGCTCGTGAATCCGCGGGCAGTTCACCCGACAAACTGGCCATCAATGAGCTGATGTACGGAGCCAAATTGTCACCGGATAAAATCTCCCTTCAAAGCCAAGGCCAGACACCGCCTCCCATGATGCCTCCACCACCAATTGGACCACGTTCACCCACCATTGAGATACCTGCCAGCGGCATTCGTCGCAGCTTCCAACTGAGTGCCATCGACTGCGACATTGGCTCACGCAAGAGCGTCGACAGCTTTGAGCTGATCAGCCAGGTCACGAGTGCTGTCAACGAGTCGACGGAATCAACGGATATCCAGCCGGAGACGGAGGGCTGTGACTCGCTGCAGGCGTCAGTTATATCCCGCATCTCGGAGGCCAAAGCATTGCAGAATAATCGCATCAGCGAGATGAGTGCAGAGAGTTTGGTTTGGCTGTCGCATCGCTTGGGTCCCGTGCTCACTGCCCGCCACATTACACGCAATCTGCTCAAGCTGCTCTCGCTCTGCTACGTTGGCCAGGAGAATCTGCTGCCCGAGATGGACGCTTCCGAGACGAGCAGCAGTGGCATTGATCTCGCTGCTGCGGATGCCGCCAATCTCAACTACTTTAGCATTGCCAATGCGCGAGTTGTTGGCGATCGCAGCGCGGCTCGTGTCCTCGAGTGTCTCATGTCCATTGCGG CACTCTACGGCGAAAACTTTTTACTGTTGCAGTATTTTCCACACATCAGCGAGCTGATTGGACTCTGCTCAAAGCGCATTACTGGCAGCCTTGAGGGCGCGATCATCAGTTCGCTGCAGCTGGTGAAGTACATGCTGCCATGCCTGATGGACGCCAGCATTATGGAGCATCTGCAGCACATACTGCTCGACGCCATCCTTCTGCCCATATTGCGATTGCTAAGCTCGACTAATCTCCTGATGCCAAGTGGCTATTTGGGTCGCTCGCTGCTGGCGAGAAAGTTCCTCGATGCCTGCTATGCGCTAAGTGTTCGTTTGGGATCTGACATGACGCGGGAGCATCTCTGCCAGTCGCTGCTGACGCCATTCTTTATGATCTTCAACAAGGCCTACGGCTTGCCCAATGATTTCAGCTGCCAGCTGGCGAGTCTTACGCTGAGTGGCGGTGCTGGACAACAGCAGCGCGCACTGGAGGAGCTGCGCGATGTCTTTGGTCCAGAGTTGGCACACACTGCATACCTCGCATTCCTGCGCTTCCTGGGCGAAGCCATCATGAAGCGCTCGCTAAGCAATCTGGAGTTTGTATTGACGCTTTGCCACGAGCATGAGCAGCCCAATGCTGCACGCCGCAAATCCGAGAGCAGTCCTTCGGCTGCAGTTAATCAGGCCGATGTGGTGGATGCTTCGATGGCGCCGAATAGTTTTGGCACACAGATTGTGGGCAACCGGCTGCAggtggccagcagcagcatggaACTGCTCGACATGGTGGCCTATAAGCTGGATCATATGCCTAGCACGCGACACCTAAAGGGCAACTGGTTGGCCTATTGGCGTCATGAGACCACACGCAGCGACAAGGATAATCAGGCGCTGAATCTCAAACAGATACGTCTGCAATCCTTTGTGGGGCACACGAACTCGGTGCGTGCCATTTATGCGCTCGAGAATGAGAATAGTTTCATCTCCGCTTCAAAGGACAAAACTGTGAAGTTGTGGTCACTGCGCAGCGAGGGCGACGGACGCAAGAGCAGCACCTGCCAATTCACCTACACGGCACACAAGAAGTCCATACATTCCCTGAGCTTCCTGGAATCCCTGCGCTACGTGGTGTCCTGCGATGCAGGCGTGCATCTCTGGGATCCATTTATAGGTCGACCACTGGGCATACTCGATGCCCCTAGACATAGTGCAGTGACGGTGGTCAAGTGCTTGCCCTCGCATTCACCACTTGTGGTCGCCGGCACAGCGGAGTCCACAGTTCGCATAATCGATGCCCGCTCCATGCAGTATGTGAATGAGTGGCGTGTTTGCCATGCGGCGCTGCCCAATGCCACAGTCCGTTGCTTGGCTGTCGCTCCGTCGGGCAATTGGTTGGCCGCTGGTCTCTCGTCGGGTGCCATTGTGCAGCTGGACACGCGCACCGGCATCGTGCTCAACTCGTGGCGACCCATGGAATGTGATCTGCTGCAGCTGACGGCGCCCAGCGATCAGCTGCTCATTAGTTCGGCGCTGGATCACAGTCTGGCTGTGTGGCATGGCCAAACCGGCATACTACACTATCAGCTCAA GCCACCAGCGGAGCCAGCGCATTTCCTGCAGAGCGTGGGCACATCATTGGTCTATGCGACAACGGGGAATCGCGTTGGCGTCTATGCGGATGTGGGCAACTCGCATGCCTTGAACACCATCACCAAATTGCGTCCAGAAACATTCCGTGGCGTGCTCACCTCCCTCGCCGTGTTGCCCCTCAATCGCGCCTTTTTGACCGGCAACGAGAGCGGCAACATTGCACTCCTGTGCTAG
- the LOC133842427 gene encoding opsin Rh5 has product MYINYTGDLTGPQPYASFLNDSLGDASGSVLPLGHDYPAEFQHMVHAHWRGFRTPPIYHRAGIYIAFCVLMTLNIFGNGLVIWIFSTSKSLRTPSNLLILNLAVFDLFMASNMPHYLINATLGYIAGGEMGCDIYALNGGISGMGASITNAFIAFDRYKTISNPIDGRLSYGQILMCIIFTWLWATPFSVLPLFQIWGRYLPEGFLTTCSFDYLTNTDENRLFVRTIFVWSYAIPMTVIIVSYYKLFTHVRSHEQMLAEQAKKMNVKSLSANQNNDSMSVELKIAKAALIIYMLFVLAWTPYSVVSLIGCFGEQQLITPFVSMLPMLACKSVSCLDPWVYATSHPKYRLELERRLPWLGIREKQTGTGATGGQESVASVSGDTLAMSVQN; this is encoded by the exons ATGTATATCAACTATACTGGTGACTTGACCGGACCTCAGCCCTATGCAAGCTTCCTGAACGACAGCCTGGGCGATGCTAGCGGCTCTGTGCTGCCCTTGGGACATGATTATCCCGCGGAGTTCCAGCACATGGTGCACGCTCATTGGCGAGGATTTCGTACGCCTCCCATTTACCATCGTGCTGGCATCTACATCGCCTTCTGTGTCCTCATGACCCTCAATATCTTTGGTAATGGACTCGTCATCTGGATATTCTCCAC CTCAAAATCTCTGCGGACGCCTTCTAATTTATTGATTCTGAATTTGGCTGTCTTTGATCTGTTTATGGCCTCCAACATGCCCCACTATCTGATTAATGCCACCCTGGGATATATTGCCGGTGGAGAAATGGGCTGCGACATCTATGCCCTAAATGGTGGCATCTCTGGCATGGGGGCTTCTATAACAAACGCTTTTATTGCCTTTGATCGCTACAAAACCATATCGAATCCCATCGATGGACGCTTGAGCTATGGACAAATTCTTATGTGCATCATCTTCACGTGGCTGTGGGCAACACCTTTCTCTGTGCTGCCCCTCTTCCAGATCTGGGGTCGCTATTTACCAG AGGGCTTCCTGACCACCTGCAGCTTTGATTATCTGACCAATACCGATGAGAACCGACTGTTTGTCCGCACTATTTTTGTGTGGTCCTATGCCATCCCGATGACCGTGATTATTGTTTCTTATTACAAGCTCTTCACCCACGTACGAAGCCATGAGCAGATGCTTGCGGAACAGGCCAAGAAAATGAATGTGAAGTCGTTGTCCGCAAATCAGAACAACGACTCGATGAGCGTGGAACTCAAGATTGCCAAGGCAGCTCTCATAATTTATATGCTCTTTGTGCTCGCTTGGACTCCGTATTCGGTGGTTTCCCTGATTGGTTGCTTTGGAGAACAGCAGTTGATTACACCATTTGTATCCATGTTGCCCATGTTGGCCTGCAAATCGGTTTCATGTCTCGATCCCTGGGTATATGCGACAAGTCATCCAAAGTATCGTCTGGAACTGGAGAGACGACTTCCCTGGCTGGGCATACGGGAGAAACAAACGGGAACTGGTGCGACAGGTGGCCAGGAGAGTGTGGCCAGTGTCAGCGGCGATACGCTGGCCATGAGCGTCCAGAACTGA
- the LOC133842445 gene encoding very-long-chain (3R)-3-hydroxyacyl-CoA dehydratase hpo-8, which produces MSAKTAVKTPAKEPSSLTKLYLFGYNAVQVGGWSYILYQLVNYYVLQGPEFRAQITLWDYTRLAVIIFQNAAFVEILNAVFGLVKSNPVVTTFQVFSRMMVVVGVVMATPTGKVSPGLPIALFAWAITEIIRYGFYALNIIKVVPSFVVFLRYTTFIGLYPIGVTGELLCFWWAQRYARDHSVWSVELPNKWNATFSYYALLWIVMLGYIPIFPQLYMHMFALRRKILGGGSKKKAN; this is translated from the coding sequence atgTCCGCAAAAACAGCAGTTAAAACGCCTGCCAAAGAGCCATCTTCATTGACCAAACTCTATTTGTTTGGCTACAATGCTGTGCAAGTCGGCGGCTGGAGCTACATTCTCTATCAGCTGGTCAACTACTACGTGCTCCAGGGTCCCGAATTTCGTGCCCAAATCACGTTGTGGGATTACACACGCCTCGCCGTCATCATCTTCCAGAATGCTGCATTCGTCGAGATCCTGAATGCTGTCTTTGGGCTGGTTAAATCCAATCCTGTGGTCACCACATTCCAGGTCTTCAGTCGCATGATGGTCGTCGTGGGTGTTGTGATGGCCACGCCGACAGGCAAAGTCTCTCCCGGTTTGCCAATAGCGCTGTTTGCGTGGGCAATCACTGAGATCATCCGCTATGGTTTCTATGCGCTGAACATCATCAAAGTGGTGCCATCTTTTGTAGTCTTTCTGCGCTACACCACATTCATCGGGTTGTATCCCATTGGTGTGACGGGAGAGCTGTTGTGCTTCTGGTGGGCACAACGTTATGCCCGTGATCACAGTGTGTGGAGCGTGGAGCTGCCCAACAAATGGAATGCCACCTTCTCGTACTATGCACTGCTGTGGATCGTCATGCTGGGTTACATTCCCATCTTCCCCCAGCTCTACATGCATATGTTTGCATTGCGTCGCAAGATTCTCGGCGGCGGCAGTAAGAAGAAAGCCAACTGA
- the LOC133842418 gene encoding cysteine desulfurase, mitochondrial, whose amino-acid sequence MQNVLGRLQAQMLRPHAKAMAYLLRPESTTAAATTTKLAATSKEFRERQVRFNIKNDQTEGRPLYLDAQATTPMDPRVLDAMLPYLTNYYGNPHSRTHAYGWETEHAVEKAREQVARLIGADAKEIIFTSGATESNNIAVKGVARFYGTNKKHVITTQTEHKCVLDSCRALENEGYRVTYLPVEANGIINMEQLAEAMTPDTSLVSIMTVNNEIGVKQPIQEIGQLCRSRKVFFHTDAAQAVGKIPIDVNAMQIDLMSISGHKIYGPKGVGALYVRRRPRVRLEPIQSGGGQERGLRSGTVPAPLAVGLGTAAELSMQEMDYDKKWVDFLSKRLMDRITTALPHVIRNGDPERTYNGCLNLSFAYVEGESLLMALKDVALSSGSACTSASLEPSYVLRAIGTDEDLAHSSIRFGIGRFTTVQEVDYTADKCIKHVERLREMSPLWEMVQEGIDLKTIQWSQH is encoded by the exons atgcaaaacgtGCTGGGCCGATTGCAGGCGCAAATGCTGCGGCCCCATGCCAAAGCTATGGCGTACTTGCTGCGCCCGGAATcgacaacagcggcagcaacaacaacaaaattggcGGCCACCTCCAAag AATTTCGTGAGCGCCAGGTACGTTTCAACATCAAAAATGACCAGACGGAGGGACGACCGCTGTACTTGGATGCACAGGCCACAACACCGATGGATCCGCGAGTGCTCGACGCTATGTTGCCTTATCTCACCAACTACTATGGTAATCCACATTCGCGAACACATGCCTATGGCTGGGAAACGGAACACGCTGTGGAGAAAGCACGCGAACAGGTTGCTCGCCTCATCGGTGCCGATGCCAAGGAAATCATCTTTACATCAGGAGCCACTGAGTCAAATAATATTGCTGTGAAAGGAGTGGCACGTTTCTATGGTACGAACAAAAAGCATGTGATTACCACACAGACGGAGCACAAGTGTGTGCTGGACTCTTGCCGTGCGCTTGAGAACGAAGGCTACCGTGTGACCTACTTACCCGTGGAGGCCAATGGCATCATTAACATGGAACAACTGGCCGAGGCAATGACGCCAGACACCTCCCTTGTTTCCATAATGACGGTGAACAATGAGATCGGTGTGAAGCAGCCCATCCAAGAGATTGGTCAGTTGTGTCGCTCGCGCAAAGTATTTTTCCACACTGACGCCGCTCAAGCGGTGGGCAAAATACCCATCGATGTGAATGCCATGCAGATCGATCTTATGTCCATCTCGGGACATAAGATCTACGGCCCCAAGGGTGTGGGTGCCTTGTATGTGCGTCGCCGACCGCGTGTGCGTCTCGAGCCCATCCAGAGTGGCGGCGGCCAAGAGCGTGGCTTGCGTAGCGGCACAGTGCCCGCTCCCTTGGCTGTGGGCTTGGGTACAGCAGCGGAATTGTCGATGCAGGAGATGGACTACGATAAGAAGTGGGTGGACTTTCTGTCGAAGCGTTTAATGGATCGCATTACGACTGCGTTGCCGCATGTGATACGCAATGGTGATCCGGAGCGAACCTACAATGGTTGCTTGAATTTATCGTTTGCCTACGTCGAGGGTGAATCATTGTTGATGGCCTTGAAAGATGTGGCTTTGAGCAGTGGCTCGGCTTGCACCTCAGCGTCGCTGGAGCCGTCATATGTGCTGCGTGCCATTGGCACCGATGAGGATTTAGCGCACAGTTCCATACGCTTTGGCATTGGACGTTTTACCACGGTGCAGGAGGTGGATTATACGGCAGACAAGTGTATCAAGCATGTGGAGCGTTTGCGTGAAATGTCGCCGCTGTGGGAAATGGTACAGGAGGGCATTGACCTTAAGACCATACAATGGTCACAGCACTAA